Part of the Pseudomonadota bacterium genome, CACCTGCGAATGCAAAAAAAGCAATGGGCACGAGTTGAGAGCGAATTTGTTTGGGGTGTAACAGATGGCCGCTAGCAAAAATTAGCAAAGGGAGTACCACAAAAAATAGTACGTGTGGATCCAGATGGGTGGCAGGTAGCCAAGGATATATGTACCTGCGCAATAGTGCATAGCCAACTCCGAGACACAAAAACCAAGCCTCAGGTGGTATCCAAGTGCGGCGAAAGTAGTGGTTGACAATGGCAAGCATCCCTAAAAAGACACATATTTGTGTAATGATTGTCATTAGCGCATTGAGTTCCATGTTTATTCCTTCCAATCAACTCAAAAATTGTTCGTTAATAATCCGCTCTTCTAGATTATGGCTTTTGTCAAAGAGCAGTTGCAGGGTGATGTTGCGATTTTCACAGACGCGTACCTCAGTGACATGTTGCACTTCGGTAAAGTCAGCAGCCGCAATTACTTCGCGTTTTTCTGGTTCAAGAATTTCAAAAATGATTTGTGCCTCGTGCGGTAAAAGCGCGCCAGACCAGCGCCGCGGACGAAAGGCGCTAATAGGCGTGAGAGCCAGTAGCTTTGCTTGCAAGGGAATAATGGGTCCTCTAGCTGAAAGGTTATAGGCAGTGCTTCCCGCAGGAGTTGCCACTAAGACGCCGTCACAGATCAACTCGTTAATTCGGACAATATCATCCACCTTGATGCGGATTTTGGCTGCTTGTCGGGTTTGCCTCAGCAGTGAGACCTCATTAATGGCTTTGGCGTAATGTTCTTTGCCCTCTTGGGTTATGGCCACCATGTCGAGTGGATGCAAGTTGACTTTGTTAGACTCAGCTAGGCGCTGCATGAGGTTTTCTGTTGAGAATGTATTAAGCAAAAAACCGATACTACCAAAGTTCATACCAAATACAGGAACATTTATTTTCATGTATTTATGTAGCGTTTGCAGCATAAAACCGTCTCCTCCAAGGGCAATGATTATATCTGCCTGGTGGGGAGGCACACTTGAGTAGATCCTTTCAAGTGTTGCAAGAGCGACTTGTGTTGGTTTTGTTGTATCTGCTAAAAAAGCAACCTTTGGATCGCTCATCGTGGAGATGTCCTAGGTTGTTGCTTAAAGCAGGTGATCAATGTTTTGGCGAGATTGCGCATCACCGCAAAATAAGCCTGATCTGTAGAAGCTTGAGGAGCTTCTAAAGGATCAAGAGTCCTTACACAAATGCCAGTGTGTTTAGCCAGTGTTTTGATGCTGGATTGGTCAAATTGCGGTTCTTGGAATAGGCATTGAACGCCAAGGTTTTTGATATTTTCTATATTATCGCTAAGCTGTCCTACCGTGAGGGGTTGCCCGGGGTTGGCTGTAATGATGTGCCATCCTTCCAGCTGATAATGCTTGGCAAAATACTGCAAGCTATCGTGGAATACGAAAAAAGGTTGCTTTTGGTAAGGTCGCAGAGCCGTTTTCAATTCAGCATCCAAAACATCGAGTTTTTCTGCTAGCACCGTGGCATTGGCTGTGTACAATTCAACGTGATTTGGGTCCAACCGACTTAAAACTTCAGCAAAACCTATAACAAATTTTTTGGCATTTTGTGGATTTAGCCATAGATGTGGATCTGTAGTGCTTTGATGGTGATGACCGTGTGGATGATCGGTGGAGTTTAAAGGAAGTAATTGCATACCTTCAATGCGGATTATTTGTAGCTGATGCTGCATCGATTTTTGCAAGGAGTCGAGAAAAAATTCAAGTTCAGGGCCTACCCAAACGAACAAATCAGCCTTGTGAATGCGTTCAATATCTGAAGGCCTAAGGAAAAAAGTATGCGGTGATTGTTGTACTTGCATCAGTAAATCTGGCTCACCAACACCCTTCATGACCCCTGCTGCAAGCGATTGCAGCGGGCGAATGCTTACAAGAACGCTGGGTACTTTGGCCTCAGGTTGTACTGCATGTAGCTGTGGATACAACAGCATCGAAAAGAACACTAAAAAAGTACAGTAAATGCGTATCATGAGCTTTCTAACGATTTATTAAATATCTGGTGGGTATTATATCTCAAATTGATAAAAAAGGAGAGAGCCAATGGCGCAATTGGATAGTCTTGACAGAAAAGTGGGTTCCTTCAGCTTAAATGCTGGCAT contains:
- a CDS encoding NAD kinase → MSDPKVAFLADTTKPTQVALATLERIYSSVPPHQADIIIALGGDGFMLQTLHKYMKINVPVFGMNFGSIGFLLNTFSTENLMQRLAESNKVNLHPLDMVAITQEGKEHYAKAINEVSLLRQTRQAAKIRIKVDDIVRINELICDGVLVATPAGSTAYNLSARGPIIPLQAKLLALTPISAFRPRRWSGALLPHEAQIIFEILEPEKREVIAAADFTEVQHVTEVRVCENRNITLQLLFDKSHNLEERIINEQFLS
- a CDS encoding zinc ABC transporter substrate-binding protein, encoding MIRIYCTFLVFFSMLLYPQLHAVQPEAKVPSVLVSIRPLQSLAAGVMKGVGEPDLLMQVQQSPHTFFLRPSDIERIHKADLFVWVGPELEFFLDSLQKSMQHQLQIIRIEGMQLLPLNSTDHPHGHHHQSTTDPHLWLNPQNAKKFVIGFAEVLSRLDPNHVELYTANATVLAEKLDVLDAELKTALRPYQKQPFFVFHDSLQYFAKHYQLEGWHIITANPGQPLTVGQLSDNIENIKNLGVQCLFQEPQFDQSSIKTLAKHTGICVRTLDPLEAPQASTDQAYFAVMRNLAKTLITCFKQQPRTSPR